The Methanoregula boonei 6A8 genome has a window encoding:
- the tmk gene encoding dTMP kinase, whose protein sequence is MVLVTLEGIDGSGKSTLLAALKESLEDLSPVFTREPGATWVGDSVRRAIAEQIDPVCEATLFVADHAAHLATVVRPALAEHKLVISDRYSDSRFAYQAVTLEGVIPEPERWLRAMHDGWSIVPDKTFLLAIPIDDALARLSKKSGREHFERRDVLEKVQNRYMEFARAEPDRFVIVDSMLDKDAVAEFVAGAIRQVVAEGKKRRRK, encoded by the coding sequence ATGGTCCTAGTCACACTCGAAGGGATCGACGGATCGGGAAAGAGCACGCTGCTTGCAGCCCTTAAGGAATCACTCGAAGATCTCTCGCCGGTCTTTACCCGTGAGCCGGGGGCCACGTGGGTGGGAGATTCTGTGAGACGGGCAATTGCCGAACAGATCGATCCGGTCTGCGAGGCAACGCTCTTTGTCGCTGACCATGCAGCCCACCTTGCAACGGTCGTGCGCCCGGCGCTTGCGGAACATAAACTCGTGATCTCGGACCGATATTCTGACAGCCGGTTCGCGTACCAGGCAGTCACGCTCGAAGGCGTTATCCCGGAACCGGAGCGCTGGCTCCGGGCAATGCATGACGGGTGGTCCATTGTCCCGGACAAGACCTTCCTTCTTGCCATCCCGATCGATGACGCGCTCGCCCGGCTCTCGAAAAAGAGCGGGCGGGAACACTTCGAGCGGCGCGACGTGCTGGAGAAAGTCCAGAACCGGTACATGGAGTTTGCCCGGGCGGAACCGGATCGGTTTGTGATTGTAGATTCCATGCTGGACAAGGATGCAGTCGCGGAATTTGTCGCGGGTGCGATCCGGCAGGTTGTGGCGGAGGGGAAGAAGAGGAGGAGGAAATAA